A section of the Telopea speciosissima isolate NSW1024214 ecotype Mountain lineage chromosome 3, Tspe_v1, whole genome shotgun sequence genome encodes:
- the LOC122654965 gene encoding protein DMP3-like — protein MSLRTRNKTATAGTPATTTSSDGENEPPRPIPNATLPSSSRRLQRTISQTLTSTAKLASLLPTGTLMAFQLLIPIFTNNGICDSLARHLTLLLLILLSVSCFLACFTDSFKSLDGQIYYGIATSKGMWLFDYPEPSTPDLTKYKLRLIDFVHGVLTVLVFISIALRDRNVLSCFYPQPKHEMQQLLDIVPVGVGLFCSLLFMVFPTRRHGIGYPNYTPGR, from the coding sequence ATGTCTCTCAGGACAAGAAACAAGACAGCCACCGCCGGAACTCCGGCAACAACCACCTCATCGGATGGTGAAAATGAACCTCCCCGGCCGATTCCAAATGCTACTCTGCCATCTTCCTCTCGGCGGTTGCAACGAACAATCTCTCAGACACTAACAAGTACTGCAAAATTGGCTAGCCTCCTCCCTACAGGCACACTTATGGCCTTTCAACTTCTTATCCCAATCTTCACCAACAATGGCATCTGTGACTCTTTAGCACGCCATTTGACATTGTTATTGTTAATACTCCTCTCTGTTTCTTGCTTCCTTGCATGCTTCACTGACAGTTTCAAATCATTAGATGGGCAAATCTATTACGGCATTGCTACATCAAAAGGCATGTGGCTCTTCGACTACCCAGAACCCAGTACTCCTGATCTCACAAAGTATAAGCTGAGGCTCATTGATTTTGTTCATGGGGTCTTAACGGTTTTGGTATTCATTTCCATTGCTTTAAGAGATAGGAATGTGTTGAGTTGCTTCTACCCACAACCGAAACATGAGATGCAGCAACTTCTGGATATAGTCCCTGTCGGAGTAGGGCTCTTCTGCAGCCTTCTATTCATGGTTTTCCCCACAAGAAGACATGGTATAGGGTACCCTAATTATACTCCTGGGAGATGA